Part of the Sporosarcina sp. FSL K6-2383 genome is shown below.
CAAGTTGCGGCAGTGCCTCGCGTAGTCTATCTAAACGCTCCGCAAAAAATGCCATCGTATATTTTCTACGCATCCGCTTTAGGACGGTATCCGATCCGGACTGAATCGGGATATGTAGATGACGAACTACAATTTTTGACTCTCTCAAAACGTCGATAACTTCATCTGTTAGTTGACTCGCTTCAATTGAACTAATCCGTAAACGCTTAAGGCCTGTCACTTGCGACTCCAAATCACGCAGTAAACGTGCAAGATTATAGTCCTTCAAATCTTCCCCGTAACCACCCGTATGGATTCCCGTCAGCACAAGCTCCAAATAACCTGCATCTACTAGTTGTTGTGCCTGACGAATGACTTCCTGCGGATCACGAGAACGCATTAAGCCGCGCGCCCAAGGAATAATACAAAATGTACAGAAGTTATTGCAGCCTTCCTGAATTTTCAACGAAGCACGTGTGCGATCCGTAAATGTAGGGACATCCAACTCTTCATAAACACGGTTTTTCATAATGTTACGAACAGCATTAATAGGCTGACGCTCTACTCGATATTCATCAATTAAACCGAGTAACTTATGCCGATCCTGTGTACCGACAACGATGTCAACGCCAGGGATTGCCATAATTTCAGCAGGCGACGTTTGCGCATAACAACCCGTTACACAAATAACTGCATCCGGGTTTTTCCGAATAGCCCGGCGGATTACCTGCCTACTTTTCTTGTCACCCGTATTGGTAACCGTGCATGTATTGATGACATAGACATCAGAATTCTTTTCAAAATCTTCGCGACCATAGCCGGCATCTTTAAATAGTTGCCAAATCGCCTCAGTTTCATAATGATTCACTTTGCAGCCCAACGTATGAAATGCAACCGAAGCCATCAACTGCTCACCTCTTTCATTCAAATTCGTAAGACATTGCGGACAATAAATACAACGGAGCTGTTTCTGTTCTCAAAATACGCGGACCTAAGGCAATCGGCAAGAAACCAGCCGAACGTAATAATTCCGCTTCGCTTCTTGATAAACCGCCTTCAGGTCCGAAAACAGTGAGAACTGTTTGACCTGAATTAACCTGCTTCAGTCGTTCTGCAATACGATTCGGATTGCCACTTTTAGCATCTTCCTCATCAGCAAAAAGAAGAACATCATAGTTTCCCGACTGTGCGATTAATTGTTTAAAGGAAGCCGGACTTGCGACATCAGGAATAATCGTCCGATGACATTGCTCCGCAGCCTCTTTCGCAATTTTACGCAGTCGTTCCACTTTTTTATCACCTTTTTTGGCATCCCATTTGACAATAGAACGCTCTGCTTCAAACGGCAAAATGCCCTCCATGCCCAGTTCAGTTCCTTTTTGCACGATTAAATCGAGCTTATCACCTTTTGGTAAACCACAGGCAATCGTAACGCGGACAGGCATTTCATTCGATTTCAGCGAACTTGCTTGGCTCTGAATCACGACCCCATCTTCAAGAAGGTCCGTAATAGTAGAAATGTATGCTTCTCCACCTGACACTGCAATCAGTTCATCACCCACAGTCATTCGCATAACCCGAAGAATATGTTTACCATCCTCACCTGTAATGTTTGCTTGCTGTCGGTCGTTAAATTCAGATTGTAAAAAATAGCGTTGCAAAGGGTTACACGCCCCTTTTTTGAGCGACGATAGCTACCCAATCTTCCATTAGAACAGACTCGACGATATCAAATCCTTTTTGGATAAGATCATCCTTCACAAGGTCACGCTTCTGCCCAATAATACCCGACACGATGAACAATCCTTCTTCCGGTAAAATGGCATAAGCATCTTGCGAAAAGGACAAAATAACTTCTGCAAGGATATTCGCAATAATAATATCAGCCGGTTCTTTGATTGAGTCCAGTAGATTACCATGTGTCACCGTGATTTTTTTATCTACTTTATTCAACAATATATTTTCTTTCGCTGCAACAACTGCTACATCGTCTAAGTCTAACGCATGGATATGGGATGCCCCTAGCAATGCGGCACCAATTGATAGCACACCCGATCCCGTACCAACATCGACAACTGTTTGCCCAGGCTTGACATACTTTTCGAGTGCTTGTAAGCACATCACTGTTGTTGGATGCGTCCCCGTGCCGAATGCCATTCCTGGGTCTAGCTCAATGATTAATTCATCAGACTCAATCGGCTCATAGGCTTCCCAAGTTGGGACAATTGTAAAACGGCCAGAAATTTTAACTGGATGGTAATATTGTTTCCATGCAGTTGCCCAATCTTCCTCATCAATTTCATTCGTTTGAATGGCATTTTTTCCAACATCTAGCCCAAACTCAGCTAAGCCTTCGATAGATTGGCTAATATCCTTCATCGTTTCGATTAAAAAACTATTGACGGGTAGATAAGCTTTTACAATGACACCGTCGATAGGGAAATCATTTTTGTCGAGCGCATAAATCTCCCCGAAACGGTCCTCATGGATTCGATCTGGCTCTACTGAGTCTTCAATGACAACACCACTAGCACCTGCTTCATGCAAAATATTCGCTACCGCTTCAGTTGCTTCATGCGTTGTATGGATGGCAATTTCTGACCATTTCAAATGACTTCATCCTTTCAGTCGCCTTTGATTGTACGCTTGATTTTATCAAATAAAGAGCTTGAATATTCTTCAGGTGTATTGCCGCTAATCGCTGCAAATTCACGCATTAGTTCTTTTTGTTTTTCTGTCATTTTTTTAGGTGTTACAATTTTTACGACGACATGCTGATCACCAATGCCACGTCCATGAACGTTTTTAACACCTTTGCCTTTTAAGCGGAAACGTGTGCCTGTTTGTGTGCCTGCCGGAATTTTCAAGTTAACACTGCCTTGTACAGTTGGCACTTCAATTTCATCACCAAGTGCAGCTTGTGGGTAAGATAGATTTAGCTCTAAGTAAATATCATCATCTTCACGGATGAATTTCTCATGTGACTTCACACGGAATACGATATATAAATCGCCTGCAGGTCCACCTTTATAACCTGGTTCCCCCTGCCCCGTTACGCGAAGTTGTTGACCATCATCAACGCCTTCAGGAATCGTGACTTTGATTTTCTTCCTTTTCGTTACTTTTCCTGCACCGTGACATGTTGTACATTTCTCAGGAATAATTTTCCCTGTACCTTGACAATGTGGACATGCACGGCGATTGACCATCTGACCAAGTGGTGTGTTTTGTGTGACGCTAATTTGGCCAGAACCGCCACAATGGTTACATGTTTTAGGCGACGTCCCTTTTTTAGCACCCGAACCTTCACAAGTATCACAGTTTTCTTCTTTCGGTATTTCAATTTCCGTTTCTTTTCCAAATACAGCTTCCATAAAATCAATCGTCATAGAATACTGTAAATCATCACCTTTTCTTGGTGCATTCGGGTCGCGTCGTCGTGAATTACCGCCACCGAAAAATGTACTGAATATATCTTCGAAACCGAAGCCATCTCCACCACCGCCGCCGCCGAAACCACCGAATCCCTGGTTTGGATCAGTATGGCCGAATTGGTCATAATTCGTTTTCTTCGCGTCATCACTTAGCACTTCATAAGCTTCTGTTGCTTCTTTAAATTTCTCTTCAGCGTCAGCTGCTTTGTTTAAGTCAGGGTGATACTTTTTCGAAAGACCTCTGTATGCTTTTCTAATTTCGTCTTTGGACGCCGATTTTGATAAACCTAGCACGTCATAATAATCTCGTTTACTCATTTTCCACACTCCCGAAATACATTTGCCTATCTCTATTGTAGCACTTCTTACTCGCATTAAAAACGAAAAAGCCAAAGCCGGAATATCGGACTTTGACTTTTCCGTCAACACTTCTTATTTGTTTTTATCTTCGTCGATAATTTCTTCAAAATCAGCATCGACTACGCCATCATCCTGTGGCTCGCCTGCTTGATCAGCACCATCAGCATTTTCTGCCGCTGCTTGCTCATAGAGTTTCATCGTCATTTGTTGAACGATTTCTTCTAATTTGTCTTTCTTCGCGCGGATATCATCAAAATCTCCAGCTTCAAGTGCAACTTTCAATTCTTCCTTCGCTTCTTCAACGCTTGTTACTTCTTCTTCAGACACTTTACCTTCTAGGTCTTTCAATGTCTTTTCAGCCATGAAGACAAGTTGGTCCGCTTCGTTTTTCAAGTCAGCTTCTTCTTTACGCTTTTGGTCTGCTTCAGCATTTGCTTCTGCATCTTTCACCATGCGCTCGATTTCGTCGTCAGATAGACCTGAGCTCGCTTGGATTGTAATATCTTGCTCTTTTTGTGTACCAAGGTCTTTCGCTTTAACCGTAACGATACCATTTTTATCGATATCAAACGTTACTTCAATTTGTGGAACACCACGTGGTGCTGGTGGAATATCCGTCAATTGGAAGCGGCCAAGAGTTTTATTGTCGGCTGACATCGGACGTTCCCCTTGCAGTACGTGAATATCTACTGCTGGCTGGTTGTCTGCAGCCGTCGAGAATACTTGTGATTTACTTGTTGGAATCGTTGTATTACGTTCGATTAATTTCGTAAATACGTTACCCATTGTTTCAATACCTAGCGACAATGGTGTTACGTCAAGAAGTACTACATCCGTTACGTCTCCGCTTAGGATTGAACCTTGAACAGCTGCACCCATTGCAACAACTTCGTCTGGGTTTACGCCTTTATACGGCTCTTTACCAGTTTCTTTTTGAATTGCTTCTTGCACAGCTGGGATACGTGTTGATCCACCGACAAGAATAACACGATCAATTTGCGATGCAGATAGCTCAGCATCCTTCATCGCTTGACGAGTTGGTACCATTGAACGCTCGACAAGATGAGCTGTCAATTCGTCAAATTTCGCACGAGATAATGTCACTTCAAGGTGAAGTGGACCTGCTTCTCCGGCAGTGATGAATGGTAGTGAGATTTGTGCAGAAGTTACACCTGACAAGTCTTTTTTCGCTTTTTCAGCGCCATCTTTCAAACGTTGCATCGCCATTTTATCTTTTGATAAATCAACGCCATTTTCTTTGCGGAATTCCTGTACAAGGAAGTCAATGATGACGTCATCGAAGTCATCTCCACCAAGTTTGTTATCTCCAGCAGTTGAAAGAACTTGGAATACACCGTCGCCTAGTTCAAGGATAGACACGTCAAATGTACCACCACCAAGGTCATAGACAAGGATCGTTTGGTCTTCATCTGTTTTATCAAGACCGTAAGCAAGTGCTGCCGCAGTTGGCTCGTTAATGATACGTTCTACTTCAAGACCAGCAATTTTACCTGCATCTTGTGTGGCTTGACGCTGTGCATCACTGAAGTAAGCAGG
Proteins encoded:
- the mtaB gene encoding tRNA (N(6)-L-threonylcarbamoyladenosine(37)-C(2))-methylthiotransferase MtaB, translated to MASVAFHTLGCKVNHYETEAIWQLFKDAGYGREDFEKNSDVYVINTCTVTNTGDKKSRQVIRRAIRKNPDAVICVTGCYAQTSPAEIMAIPGVDIVVGTQDRHKLLGLIDEYRVERQPINAVRNIMKNRVYEELDVPTFTDRTRASLKIQEGCNNFCTFCIIPWARGLMRSRDPQEVIRQAQQLVDAGYLELVLTGIHTGGYGEDLKDYNLARLLRDLESQVTGLKRLRISSIEASQLTDEVIDVLRESKIVVRHLHIPIQSGSDTVLKRMRRKYTMAFFAERLDRLREALPQLAITSDVIVGFPGETEEEFMDTYNFIRDHRFSELHVFPYSKRTGTPAARMEDQVEEDVKNERVHRLIELNDQLAKEYASTFEDEVLEVIPETSYKLDPDSGLYEGYTDNYLKVVFPADESMVGKIVRVKITKPGYPYNEGQFVRVMEDEEVHA
- a CDS encoding 16S rRNA (uracil(1498)-N(3))-methyltransferase: MQRYFLQSEFNDRQQANITGEDGKHILRVMRMTVGDELIAVSGGEAYISTITDLLEDGVVIQSQASSLKSNEMPVRVTIACGLPKGDKLDLIVQKGTELGMEGILPFEAERSIVKWDAKKGDKKVERLRKIAKEAAEQCHRTIIPDVASPASFKQLIAQSGNYDVLLFADEEDAKSGNPNRIAERLKQVNSGQTVLTVFGPEGGLSRSEAELLRSAGFLPIALGPRILRTETAPLYLLSAMSYEFE
- the prmA gene encoding 50S ribosomal protein L11 methyltransferase yields the protein MKWSEIAIHTTHEATEAVANILHEAGASGVVIEDSVEPDRIHEDRFGEIYALDKNDFPIDGVIVKAYLPVNSFLIETMKDISQSIEGLAEFGLDVGKNAIQTNEIDEEDWATAWKQYYHPVKISGRFTIVPTWEAYEPIESDELIIELDPGMAFGTGTHPTTVMCLQALEKYVKPGQTVVDVGTGSGVLSIGAALLGASHIHALDLDDVAVVAAKENILLNKVDKKITVTHGNLLDSIKEPADIIIANILAEVILSFSQDAYAILPEEGLFIVSGIIGQKRDLVKDDLIQKGFDIVESVLMEDWVAIVAQKRGV
- the dnaJ gene encoding molecular chaperone DnaJ, with protein sequence MSKRDYYDVLGLSKSASKDEIRKAYRGLSKKYHPDLNKAADAEEKFKEATEAYEVLSDDAKKTNYDQFGHTDPNQGFGGFGGGGGGDGFGFEDIFSTFFGGGNSRRRDPNAPRKGDDLQYSMTIDFMEAVFGKETEIEIPKEENCDTCEGSGAKKGTSPKTCNHCGGSGQISVTQNTPLGQMVNRRACPHCQGTGKIIPEKCTTCHGAGKVTKRKKIKVTIPEGVDDGQQLRVTGQGEPGYKGGPAGDLYIVFRVKSHEKFIREDDDIYLELNLSYPQAALGDEIEVPTVQGSVNLKIPAGTQTGTRFRLKGKGVKNVHGRGIGDQHVVVKIVTPKKMTEKQKELMREFAAISGNTPEEYSSSLFDKIKRTIKGD
- the dnaK gene encoding molecular chaperone DnaK codes for the protein MSKIIGIDLGTTNSVVSVYEGGEPKVIPNPEGNRTTPSVVAFKNGERQVGEVAKRQSITNPNTIMSVKRHMGSDYKVKVDDKEYTPQEVSAMILQYMKGYAEEYLGEPVTKAVITVPAYFSDAQRQATQDAGKIAGLEVERIINEPTAAALAYGLDKTDEDQTILVYDLGGGTFDVSILELGDGVFQVLSTAGDNKLGGDDFDDVIIDFLVQEFRKENGVDLSKDKMAMQRLKDGAEKAKKDLSGVTSAQISLPFITAGEAGPLHLEVTLSRAKFDELTAHLVERSMVPTRQAMKDAELSASQIDRVILVGGSTRIPAVQEAIQKETGKEPYKGVNPDEVVAMGAAVQGSILSGDVTDVVLLDVTPLSLGIETMGNVFTKLIERNTTIPTSKSQVFSTAADNQPAVDIHVLQGERPMSADNKTLGRFQLTDIPPAPRGVPQIEVTFDIDKNGIVTVKAKDLGTQKEQDITIQASSGLSDDEIERMVKDAEANAEADQKRKEEADLKNEADQLVFMAEKTLKDLEGKVSEEEVTSVEEAKEELKVALEAGDFDDIRAKKDKLEEIVQQMTMKLYEQAAAENADGADQAGEPQDDGVVDADFEEIIDEDKNK